The genomic segment GTGCTAACTCCCATGCATCAAAAGACGAGCCATCTCCTTTTCCACCGGCACGACGAATTCCACCAACTCTTAGTCAACACGGAACCCTTCGAACACATGCACGCAGGACCAACTAAAACACGCCAAGAGACCCTTATAAATATAACCTCATTTGAAGGCATCCCACCACCAGTCCAAGTTCCTTCCGAGTCCCAAAGCTCAGCACCACCAAGTTCACCAACCCCGTCCAAGTAACAAATGAGCTTCTTCACCGTGAGGGCAGGAACTCTCTTGCTCATCATTCTTATTATCGTCTCCACCATTGCCATGAGCTCCAATGGAGTCGCTGCCACGAGGCAAGTGCCGGAGGGTAGGAGGAGGGGCCAAGTGGCTGAGTTCTTCGATGGCATGAGCTATTTGGTGTATCCGAACGTCTACGAGAAGGCGAAGTCGACGATGGCGTGCTGGATGGCGAAGTTGGCCGCCGGGCCAAGCCCCAAAGGCCCCGGTCACTAGTCCGGCCAGCGGCGGAGACTACGTAGAGGGCCGGCCAGCTTCTTGTATAGCAGTTAATACTTTGAAGTATttcaaagagaggaggaggaggagagatggctCCATGTAAAAGCTAGATGTGGTTTTTTTCTATTTCAGCATCGCTTGTTCTTGATCTGATCAAGATCTACTCGTTCTATATATTATGCTAATTATCACCTTTTTCTATTAACTTTTTGTCCCTATGGGCAGGGGGCTTCACTCCAAATAATttgaattatataattttatatcagAAAAGATTTCTCTAGACATTGTTAACCCTATTTTTAACTATTTATGCTTTTGGGTAAATTCAACGTCGTCTTAAAGCCGTGTCTGCTGGAGGTTCAGATTTCCGATACCTTCCATGctaattatttatttagttatttcTAAATCAGAATCATGGTTGATATGTATGGTTTATTTAATTATAATGCTTGCTGATATCATTATTATCTCTTCATGTGCATATGTAAGATGGGAGCCATCAGGGTTGATATACATTGTTTATTTAATTATCCCGGTTATTGAAGTCATTATTGTTTTCTATGTGCATGATTTTGACTGATTATAAGAGGGATGTGAAGCCTGATATATACAattgacctttttttttctatcagTTTAAGTTGTCGGGATCAATGGATTACTTATAAACAATAGTGTAAATGTGCTCAGTATTCATGATTTTTTGTTGTATTTTTGACAATAGACGATATTATCTTTTGCTTAGCTAACCTCATGGATCAACGATCaaaacatgtatatatatatatatatatatatatatatatatatatatatatatatatatatatatatatatatatatatatatatatattaatgtatATGTAGATGCtatgtgtatacatatataagTGCAATAATGTTAGTATAGTTTCCATCTATACTGCATCATACTCTAAGGATGCAAATGGGTTGCATGGGAGCAAGGTATGCTTAACCCTGATGCGACTTGATTTCTTATTTTGGTCATGATTTTGAACCTGGTCCAACCCATTATCTAATCAGGTCGGTCCATGGAAAGAATTTATACCTGATAGGGCAGGTTTGCCATTCGAGTCAAGCATCTAGCTATTTTTACAtagttaaaatataataatcaacagttaaatataaaattattaaaaaaataaataaaactaaaaagagccaacttaaacttgaattttcatccaaaaatatttttattccaTCCAATTAATTTATCATTCTTAAGTTTACAAATTACAAATTataacatacatacatgcacatGAGGGTATTACAAAATAAGTATCCACCAAAAAAAACGATAAAATGAATAATTAAATATAGTTAAATGAAAATAGATGAGAGATATAGTTGTTAAGATGAAAAGAAGAATTAGTTTAAATAAGAGTATATTCAatgaattgagaaaaatatctaTAGTGAAGGAGAAAGATGCTTATATGATTCGGATTTTTGGATCAAGCAAAATTGGATTCAAGCCAGATCGAGCTCATTTTTATTGACCGAAACTAGGCTTgggttgaaaaatataaaatctgaACCCTATCCAGAATTTAGATTGGGTCAAATTGTTGAACCTGATCCAATCCATAAATCTTCAAATCTAGAATGTGTTGGCTCTAATCAGGCCAGGATCAAATTGGGTCATGAGTCGACCGGATCTATTTGTAGTCCTAATcatatctttttctcttttgcaTATGTTAGAATATTAAAAAATGTAACATGTATACATGGCGTCAAATGAGGCCACTTGTCGCGTGGCTAATATTACAGGTGTCAGCGGTGCAAAGTTGATTGGCCTATATGGTTTCCACCTGAGGTGGACTTCTTCAGTTTTTTAATGTATAAGGAGGATCTTATGGTTATACAGGCATTGCCTCATTCGTGTAACTACTATCAATCAGAAAAAAATGAGGTAGTTTATTGTATTCATCacatatttttagtttttttaaaaatgctAAATGGCTAGTATGCAGTCAGCCCATCACTTGTCTAAACAAAATTGtttacaaaatatatattaagtgggtgaaaaaaatagagaactAGGAATGACTTCAATGATGGAGGGTACCAGAAAGAGCATCGTTTCATAGGCTTCATTTTAAAAGTGGAGATTGGTCTGTGTTAGAGATTTGTATTGGGATGATCCGGCTTTCGCTCTATTCAATCTCTACTTGTGGATGGAGGTTTTGATTGTAATCTAACTAGCCAGCCTTCTCTTCCCCCGTGTCAACTTTGCTCGACCCCTTCATGCATCATTTCATTTGTTTAATGAAATGGTGATGACTGTGTCTTTGTTTTACCGTCAAACTGATACGCATTGTAGACTTGGCCAATATGCATTTACCTTTTTCATATTTAAAGATTAACTAGAGGAGAAATTTTTTTGACATAAATCTTGATCAAGATATGATCAAATAAGTTTGATATCATCAAATCTAGGTAGATTTTAAAAAGCCTTGATATCAAGATCAACCAAAGATCCTAGGCAATTGCGAGAAGATCATTTCTATAATCACTTTCAACATTTGTACTTAATCAAATATTAACTAATTATAAGAGAGATTATATTCTACTTTCACGGATAAGAGCAGAATCCTACAACTGTAAATAGGGGTGCCTAATATCATTGTCTTAGATCGACTGAGAGTGTTATATGGGTTTTAAAGTCTGGGCTGATCGCCCATCAAATAGAAAGAAGCTATGACTCTATGACGGATGGTATTAGAGCCAGGTTTAATATGCATCACGATCTTATCAGCCCTGTGGATCTTTCACTAGGGATATTAAGGTCATCTAGGACTCAGGCCATAGGCGGATCCCTTTCTTGAATGCGAGCTAACCCGTGACAAGGGTGTTACAAGGTACCTTATATGGGTTTATAAGCTTGGGTTGGTTCCTCGGGTAATAACTTAAGTTTTTGGGCTATGAGTCTGTGATATGAGCTACTATAAAAAAGGTTATTTTGGATTAAATGAAATATTTAATTCTCTTCTTTATTGTTTTATGAGTTTCAGAGTCTTCTATTATTACTTCATCTCCTGTATTACTACTCCATTATTGGAAAGATCTTCTTTCTCAAGAAGAAAGATTATCATGTGCACTACAAACTTACTTATGTAATAGTCAACCGGTAATTTAGAATGCCAGCTCAATTAGTATCATCTATTTTGGAGCTAGATGCATAAGTAGAGGCATTAAAATATTCATTTTTAAGCTTATGAGCATTTTCAGTGTTTGAATATGATGAATGGTGAGAATCTCCACTTTGGATGGCCTATATTGATATTTGCATTATAATCATTGCTCAAGCAGGTGAAAAGGAAAATGTCATGCAACACAGCAGGAGAGCCATTTTGGATTTCACATTAAAGCACTCAAAgctactacaaaaaaaaaaaaaaaaaaaaaaaaaaaagttggattTCCTACTCTAGCTCTGAACAACTTAAACATATCAGATGCAAAAGTCATgccaaaaacataaaaaaaggtAGCCTCATGTCATGCCAACCTTTATTCAACAAtttcaaattaatatttattccTCTCATTTTAACATGCAATGGACTTGGACCTAGGTAAATCATAAAATTAATATGAGAAGAAGGAATATGTAGGTAGCCACACCTTTATTCAATAAtttcaaattaatatttattccCCTCCATTTAATATGCAATGGACTTGGAGCTACAAGGAATAGATAGGTAGCCACACCTTTATTCAATAATTTCAAATTAATATGTATTCCCCTCCATTTAACATGCAATGGAGTTGGAGCTAGGTAAATCATAAAAGCATCTAACAAGTAAGGTTGTCTCCTGGAGCCACACCAAATTGCTTGCAGTAATCCAGGTAGTATCCAACGCGTTTATTAACTGTTTCTGGGTTCTTGCCATCACACTCAAGAGCTCCATTGATGGCTCGAATCGTGGCTCCGAACCCTTGGCCAGAAGTTATGAGCGAATGCACGTTGGTCATCCAATACCACAAGGCTGTCTTGAATGATATAACAACATCATTAGCCACGGTTTCAGGTGAATTCAAGCCATCGAATCCAATGCTTTTTCCCGCAGGACCGTAGTTAAAGTTCCAGGATAGCTGAATTGGGCCACGGCCGTAGTACCCCTTCCCTGGAACGCATGGCCACTGTGTGTTGGTCTCATCGCAGTAGTCCTTCGACGCGCCGTCGATCTCTTCTATGTAGCAGAAATCTGCAACGAAGAACATTAGAAATCAGTCATGTTGCTGGATGATTCAGCAGCACTAATTGATGAGATGCAAACAAAAACATAAAGGCTGCATATGGAGCAAACATAGAAGGTAGCCTGTAGATATTTGGTTGTGTTGCTACTTGCTACTGAAAAGCTGGACAGAGAGCAAACTAGCAGCTAAATTGGAGGAAATGATGAACAAAAAGTTTTGGGGCTTCTTTTGGGTGAGTTTCCTTCTTCCTATGGTCTCTGAACTATTTGTACAGTTTGGCTCGTTTCAGTTGTGCAGCTTCGATCGATGCTTTAATTTGACGGCATAGGAGATGCACTGCTCTTGGGTCTCACATGACTTCATGATGATCTTCCGATGCATGCGTGCATCTTCAAGAATCTGATATTATACATAAGCTTTTTGTTGGTGGGATTCATGGCTAGTGGAAAAGTCTCATTCACCTCGGCAGGGAGAACCAAAGCATATTCCAAAGAGAAATATCTTAAGAATATATGTTTACTTATGCCATGGGGAATAAACCAATGAAGCACCTAAATAGTCTTTGAAAAAGCCATATAAGAAAGAAATAGAGATTATACCAATTCCAAGCCTGCAACTATTTCAAGAGAAAACAATCATAAACTATTTATGGCTTAAAACCATCATTTATGcctgttttattttctttgttttaaaGGCACGGATAAGAATACCCTTCACTCCAAAATTTTAGCCCACCAGAAATATAGGAATGGGAATAACATGGGCATAACTTTCCCATTccaatttttcttcttctcgatTCAAACGCAgcctaaaagaaaaacaaagagcaATATACCTGGCTAGACATGTCATGCACCAATATCTTGTTAATTATGCTGTCCGACTGGTATGGATAAGAGTATCCTCAGCCAAAAGTCATTCCAAAATTTTAGCCCACCAGAAAAGTAGGAATGGGAATAACTATTCGAGCAGGCATAACTTTCCTATTccaatttttcttcttctcgacTCTAACGCAGCCTTAAATGAAACCAATATCTTGTTAATTATGCTGTCCGACTAATGCTTAATCCATTCGACTCGTCTATAAAATCCTACACCATGGGTCGACAGGAATAAAGTTATACTTTGGAGAACTTACGTCCAGTCTCATGGGTGACATGGGCGAAGAAGGCTGCTATCTCCCTCTTGGAATCATCCACGGTCCCATCCCGGCCAAAGTTGGGGTAGGAGCCGAGAGCATCAAGGAACGCGGCTCTTGTGTAGAAGTTCTTGCCGACGCACCCGTTATCCGCCTGATTAATAATTCCGTCGAAGAATTGCTGCGTGACAATATCCGCCACCGAGACATCGTTGGGGGGAGGCGAGGACTCGCATGGGCCTTCGCGGCAGCtaggggcggcccaatgcatttgggggcctaaggcgaactcgcTAAGAGaggcctttaaaaaaaaatgataaaaaaatttaataagtgtaaaatactctaaaaatttatttaaaaataattcgtctaTCAAACAAAGCAATTAAGACAATCActacaaacaaatcaaaatataaaagagttgaaaatgataaaacttgATAATGTCAAGAAAAACGAACTCAAGTTCCAACAAAGCAGGGCCGAACTTGACGGTGAGAAGCGGTGCTGGAGACTGATGGATGGAGTTGGAGAAGAGGCCGAAGACGCAACCGTCGAGATTCGAGAACGCCCAGGATGCAAACTATCCAAAAACAATAAGATGAAACCAACAATCAAAATTAGAAGAGAACAATGAGAGGTTAGATGATAGAATACGCCACGAGAGCTTATTTGACAGACAAAGCACTCATTAGCAGCCCTGGCCCAGTCCACTATGCTGCTGTCTTTTTATATCGTTAGCCTAATCTATGTTCTATAATCTTTGGCCCAGTTGGCCCAGACCACTAGCATCACTAAAGGATAAAAGAAGGCGTATTATGCATAAAGAGTTGTTCCAAACATGGATGGAGAGAGAGGCTGCAAATTGTGACAGAATCTACAAACAATCTCCATTACAAATCAGATTTAGATGTAAGATCTTATAAAAAGAAGTTGAGCCCAACTTTAAATGCGATCTTGGTCCTCTTCCCAGGATTACAAACACTCAAATCCAACACCCTTAAACATAAAATCAGGAAGAAATTTTGTGATCCTAACTACTCCCCTGAGTCCCCTCATGGAAGATCTCAAGTTTGCAAGCCCATCTGAGAGTCTGAGACTATTGAGTGGATTTGAGAATGGAAGATAAAAggaattattttggtattttgcTTTCTATTTGTTCATAGGCATTTCCTCAAACATCTTTCTTGTCCATCTAGAGAGACTGTGAGAGAGACTGCGAGAGAGACTTACAACTACAGATACTGAGATACAGTGGTAGTATACAGACGGAAGAGGCAAACCTCTTGGTCCTCTTCCCAAGATTTATAAGCACTCAAATCCAACACctttaaagtttaaacataaaatcAGGAAGAAATTTTGTGATCCTAGCTACTCCCCTGAGTCCCCCCATGGAAGATCTCAAGTTTGCAAGCCCATCTGAGAGTCTGAGACTATTGAGTGGATTTGGAATGGAAGATAAAAggaattattttggtattttgcTTTCTATTTTTTCATAGGCATTTCCTCAAACATCTTTCTTGTCCATCTAGAGAGACTGTGAGAGAGACTTACAAGTGCAG from the Phoenix dactylifera cultivar Barhee BC4 chromosome 14, palm_55x_up_171113_PBpolish2nd_filt_p, whole genome shotgun sequence genome contains:
- the LOC103714703 gene encoding endochitinase EP3-like, coding for MHWAAPSCREGPCESSPPPNDVSVADIVTQQFFDGIINQADNGCVGKNFYTRAAFLDALGSYPNFGRDGTVDDSKREIAAFFAHVTHETGHFCYIEEIDGASKDYCDETNTQWPCVPGKGYYGRGPIQLSWNFNYGPAGKSIGFDGLNSPETVANDVVISFKTALWYWMTNVHSLITSGQGFGATIRAINGALECDGKNPETVNKRVGYYLDYCKQFGVAPGDNLTC